The following proteins are co-located in the Pseudomonas fluorescens genome:
- a CDS encoding DUF4442 domain-containing protein: MRKWLVQRLGKARLLRWVMTLYPPYLGAGISVQHMSADFRHVKVRMGLGWYNRNYVGTQFGGSLYSMVDPFYMLLLMENLGRDYIVWDKAASIDFISPGKGPVYAEFSIDDALLDEIRRQTEGGEKYLPQLQVQIHDGSGTLVARVDKTLYVRRKPPARQA, translated from the coding sequence ATGCGTAAGTGGTTGGTCCAACGGTTGGGTAAAGCGCGGCTGTTGCGTTGGGTCATGACCCTTTATCCGCCCTATCTCGGGGCGGGGATCAGCGTGCAGCACATGAGCGCTGACTTTCGTCATGTCAAAGTGCGCATGGGGCTGGGCTGGTACAACCGTAATTACGTCGGCACGCAATTTGGCGGCAGCTTGTATTCGATGGTCGATCCGTTCTACATGTTGCTGTTGATGGAGAACCTGGGCCGCGACTACATCGTCTGGGACAAGGCTGCGAGCATCGATTTCATCTCGCCGGGCAAAGGCCCGGTGTACGCCGAATTTTCCATCGACGACGCCTTGCTGGACGAGATTCGTCGACAGACTGAAGGGGGTGAGAAGTACTTGCCCCAGCTTCAGGTGCAGATTCATGACGGCTCCGGCACCCTGGTGGCGCGGGTCGACAAAACCCTTTACGTGCGGCGCAAGCCGCCAGCGAGACAGGCTTAA
- the ubiH gene encoding 2-octaprenyl-6-methoxyphenyl hydroxylase, with the protein MSRVNLAIIGGGLVGASLALALQAGAKARGWNIVLIEPFAPGDTYQPSYDARSSALSYGARQIYQRLGLWQAISRRAEPIKQIHVSDRGRFSTARLSAMEEGVPALGYVVENAWLGQCLWQGLDKEVVSWRCPAEVTRMEPLPDGYRLTLNDETVLECDLAVLADGGRSGLREQLGIGVKTRPYNQSALIANITPSEAHNGEAFERFTDEGPMALLPLPDNRCALVWTRIGMDAQRLANLDERSFLSELQGVFGYRLGTLKQVGARHLYPLTLVEAEEQVRSHLAVLGNAAHSLHPIAGQGFNLSLRDANALAEALLAGPAVPGDLATLQRYRERQHLDQKLTVGFSDQVTRLFGSAQPLVAMGRNMGLLGLDLLPPAKRWFARQAMGLGTRPDA; encoded by the coding sequence ATGAGCCGCGTTAACCTGGCGATCATCGGCGGCGGCCTGGTGGGTGCGAGCCTGGCGCTGGCGTTGCAAGCGGGCGCCAAGGCGCGGGGTTGGAACATCGTGCTGATCGAACCGTTTGCGCCGGGTGACACGTATCAGCCGAGCTACGATGCGCGTTCCTCGGCGTTGTCTTACGGCGCTCGTCAGATTTATCAGCGCTTGGGCCTGTGGCAAGCCATCTCCCGCCGCGCCGAGCCGATCAAGCAGATTCATGTGTCGGACCGTGGGCGTTTCTCCACTGCGCGGTTATCCGCGATGGAGGAGGGCGTGCCTGCCCTCGGTTATGTGGTGGAAAACGCCTGGCTCGGCCAATGCCTGTGGCAAGGTTTGGACAAAGAAGTGGTGAGCTGGCGCTGCCCGGCCGAAGTCACGCGCATGGAGCCGCTGCCCGATGGCTATCGCCTGACCCTCAATGATGAAACCGTATTGGAGTGCGACCTTGCGGTGCTGGCCGATGGGGGCCGCTCCGGTCTGCGCGAGCAATTAGGCATCGGTGTAAAAACACGCCCGTACAACCAGAGTGCGCTGATCGCCAACATCACCCCAAGCGAAGCGCACAACGGCGAAGCCTTCGAGCGCTTCACCGATGAAGGCCCGATGGCCTTGCTGCCGCTGCCGGACAATCGTTGCGCGCTGGTCTGGACCCGCATCGGCATGGACGCACAGCGCCTGGCCAACCTTGATGAACGCAGTTTCTTGAGCGAATTGCAGGGCGTGTTCGGCTACCGCCTGGGCACCCTGAAGCAAGTGGGCGCCCGTCATTTGTACCCGCTGACTCTGGTGGAGGCGGAAGAACAAGTCCGCTCTCACCTGGCGGTCCTCGGCAATGCGGCTCACAGCCTGCACCCGATTGCCGGGCAGGGTTTCAACCTGTCCCTGCGCGATGCGAATGCCTTGGCCGAAGCCTTGCTGGCTGGGCCGGCGGTGCCGGGTGACCTGGCGACGTTGCAGCGTTATCGCGAGCGCCAGCACCTGGATCAGAAGCTCACGGTGGGGTTCTCCGATCAAGTCACGCGCCTGTTTGGCAGTGCTCAACCCTTGGTGGCCATGGGGCGTAATATGGGCCTGCTGGGCCTGGACCTGCTCCCGCCGGCCAAACGCTGGTTCGCCCGTCAGGCCATGGGCTTGGGTACGCGCCCCGATGCGTAA
- a CDS encoding extracellular solute-binding protein, which yields MLAPKRLLTALALTLIGSTTVQAADEVVVYSSRIDELIKPVFDAYTQKTGVQVKFITDKEAPLMQRIKAEGENATADLLLTVDAGNLWQAEQMGILQPFTSAVIDKNIPLQYRASSHAWTGLSLRARTIAYSTDRVKPGDLTTYEALADKQWEGRLCLRTAKKVYNQSLTATLIETHGAAKTEEIVKGWVNNLSTDVFSDDIAVLEAINAGQCDVGIVNTYYYGRLHKQKPDLAVKLFWPNQGDRGVHVNLSGIGLTKHAPHPEAAKALVEWMTTAEAQKIFADVNQEFPANPAVPPSAEVATWGKFIADTLPVEVAGKRQAEAIRLMDRAGWN from the coding sequence ATGTTGGCACCCAAGCGCCTCCTGACTGCCCTGGCACTCACCCTTATCGGCAGCACCACCGTGCAGGCGGCCGACGAAGTCGTGGTCTACTCCTCGCGTATCGACGAACTGATCAAGCCGGTGTTCGACGCCTACACCCAGAAAACCGGGGTGCAGGTGAAGTTCATCACCGACAAGGAAGCCCCGCTGATGCAGCGGATCAAGGCCGAAGGCGAAAACGCCACCGCTGACCTGCTGCTGACCGTCGACGCCGGCAACCTCTGGCAGGCCGAGCAAATGGGCATCCTGCAACCGTTCACCTCTGCGGTGATCGACAAGAACATTCCCCTGCAATACCGCGCCTCCAGCCACGCATGGACTGGCCTTAGCCTGCGTGCGCGGACCATCGCCTATTCCACTGACCGCGTAAAACCGGGCGACTTGACCACCTATGAAGCCCTGGCCGACAAGCAGTGGGAAGGTCGACTGTGCCTGCGCACAGCGAAAAAGGTCTACAACCAGTCGCTGACGGCCACCCTGATCGAAACCCATGGCGCGGCCAAGACTGAAGAAATCGTCAAAGGCTGGGTCAACAACCTGTCCACCGACGTGTTCTCCGATGACATCGCAGTGCTCGAAGCCATTAACGCCGGGCAGTGCGACGTGGGTATCGTCAACACCTACTACTATGGTCGCCTGCACAAGCAGAAGCCGGACCTGGCGGTGAAGCTGTTCTGGCCGAACCAGGGCGACCGTGGCGTACACGTGAACCTGTCGGGCATTGGCCTGACCAAGCACGCACCGCACCCGGAGGCTGCCAAGGCCCTGGTGGAGTGGATGACTACGGCTGAGGCGCAGAAGATTTTTGCCGATGTGAACCAGGAGTTCCCGGCTAACCCCGCCGTGCCGCCATCAGCGGAAGTAGCGACCTGGGGCAAGTTCATCGCCGATACCTTGCCGGTGGAGGTGGCAGGCAAGCGCCAGGCTGAGGCCATTCGCCTGATGGACCGCGCCGGCTGGAACTAA
- a CDS encoding 2-octaprenyl-3-methyl-6-methoxy-1,4-benzoquinol hydroxylase: MRADVLIVGAGMVGSALALALQGSGLQVLLLDGSPLSVKPFDQDAAFEPRVSALSAASQRILERLGVWDGIVSRRASPYGEMQVWDGSGTGQIHFSAASVHAEVLGHIVENRVVQDALLDRLHDCDLGLLANARLEQMRRSGDDWLLTLADGRKLRAPLVVAADGANSAVRRLTGTATREWDYLHNAIVTSVRSSQAHQRTAWQRFTDSGPLAFLPLVREGQEEWCSIVWSTTPAESERLMALDDDSFCRELERAFEGRLGTVISADPRVCVPLRQRHAKRYVAEGLALIGDAAHVIHPLAGQGVNLGFLDAAVLAEVLLAATERGERLADVKVLSRYERRRMPHNLALMAAMEGFERLFQADQLPLRWLRNAGLKMVDQMPEAKAVFVRQALGLTGDLPELAKP, translated from the coding sequence ATGCGCGCAGATGTGCTGATTGTCGGGGCCGGAATGGTCGGGAGCGCCTTGGCGCTGGCGTTGCAGGGCAGTGGCCTGCAAGTGCTGCTGCTCGATGGCAGCCCGCTGAGCGTCAAGCCGTTCGATCAGGACGCAGCCTTCGAGCCCCGCGTGAGTGCCTTGTCGGCCGCCAGCCAGCGCATCCTCGAGCGCCTGGGCGTGTGGGACGGCATTGTGTCGCGGCGCGCCAGCCCCTATGGCGAGATGCAGGTGTGGGACGGCAGCGGCACGGGGCAAATCCACTTTTCAGCGGCCAGCGTGCACGCCGAAGTGCTGGGGCATATCGTCGAGAACCGCGTGGTTCAGGACGCGTTGCTGGACCGCCTGCACGATTGCGACTTGGGCTTGCTCGCCAATGCGCGCCTGGAACAGATGCGTCGCTCCGGTGATGACTGGCTGCTGACCTTGGCCGACGGCCGCAAATTGCGTGCACCGCTGGTGGTTGCCGCCGACGGTGCCAACTCCGCTGTGCGCCGCCTGACCGGCACCGCGACGCGCGAGTGGGATTACCTGCATAACGCCATCGTCACCAGCGTGCGCAGCAGCCAGGCTCACCAGCGCACGGCATGGCAACGCTTCACCGATAGCGGCCCGCTGGCATTTTTACCGCTGGTACGGGAGGGGCAAGAGGAGTGGTGTTCGATCGTCTGGTCGACCACCCCGGCGGAATCCGAGCGCTTGATGGCGCTGGATGACGACAGCTTTTGCCGTGAACTGGAGCGCGCCTTTGAAGGGCGGCTCGGCACAGTGATCAGCGCCGACCCGCGCGTTTGTGTGCCCTTGCGTCAACGCCACGCCAAGCGCTATGTGGCCGAAGGCCTGGCGTTGATCGGCGATGCCGCCCATGTGATCCACCCGTTGGCGGGGCAAGGCGTGAACCTGGGTTTTCTCGATGCAGCAGTGCTGGCCGAAGTGTTGCTGGCGGCCACCGAGCGCGGCGAGCGCCTGGCCGATGTGAAGGTGCTGAGCCGCTACGAGCGCCGGCGCATGCCGCACAACCTGGCGCTGATGGCGGCGATGGAAGGTTTTGAGCGGTTGTTCCAGGCCGATCAACTGCCTTTACGCTGGCTGCGCAACGCCGGGTTGAAAATGGTCGACCAGATGCCCGAAGCCAAAGCGGTTTTTGTACGTCAGGCCCTGGGGTTGACGGGCGATCTGCCGGAGCTGGCCAAGCCCTGA